In the Flagellimonas sp. MMG031 genome, one interval contains:
- a CDS encoding carbonic anhydrase family protein, with protein MKAHTKETQATMTPAKAIQFLKEGNERFQQNLKAHRNLLEQVNDTKDGQFPFATILSCIDSRVSAELVFDQGLGDIFSIRIAGNFVNQDILGSMEFACKLAGTKAIVVLGHTSCGAVKGACDHARLGNLTSLINKIEPAVYAVKEPKDESLRNSQNLEFVDAVSVKNVEMALENIRNQSVILKEMEEDGDIAIVGAMYDISDGSVTFL; from the coding sequence ATGAAGGCACATACCAAAGAAACGCAAGCCACAATGACTCCTGCAAAGGCAATTCAGTTTTTAAAGGAGGGAAACGAGCGTTTTCAACAAAATTTAAAAGCACATCGAAACCTATTGGAGCAAGTAAACGATACCAAGGATGGTCAATTTCCATTTGCGACTATTCTAAGTTGTATCGATTCCAGAGTTTCTGCAGAGCTGGTTTTTGATCAAGGTCTAGGAGATATTTTTAGCATACGAATAGCAGGGAATTTTGTTAACCAAGATATTCTGGGCAGCATGGAGTTTGCTTGCAAACTTGCCGGAACCAAGGCCATTGTGGTACTGGGACACACCAGTTGCGGGGCTGTAAAAGGCGCCTGCGACCATGCCCGTCTCGGTAACTTGACCAGTTTGATCAATAAGATTGAACCTGCGGTTTACGCGGTAAAGGAACCCAAGGACGAGTCTTTGAGGAACTCCCAAAATTTGGAGTTTGTAGATGCCGTGTCCGTTAAAAATGTTGAAATGGCATTGGAAAACATTAGAAACCAAAGTGTTATCCTAAAAGAAATGGAGGAAGATGGTGATATTGCCATTGTAGGCGCCATGTACGATATTTCGGATGGAAGCGTAACATTTTTGTAA
- a CDS encoding tetratricopeptide repeat protein, whose product MNKIKLIFGLLLCFGTIQAQDDMVEKANKEAEKALQVSKNLTYEANEQLSSNDFVTAEADYRRAISKSDKNAAARFNLGNAYYNRESFGEAFGRYKQASEAAEEKVDKHKAFHNMGNVFMKNKEYEKAVEAYKQALRSNPNDDETRYNLALAKKMLEKQQDEQKNDQNNEDQDKKDQENEDKDKNQDQNNEGGDNEKKDEGDQKEDENKDKGDQGENGEDKPEENQEGDGDKKKEQEKKPNEGDQPDDKKQQPRPNQLSEQQIQNLLEAMQNEEKKVQEKMEARKVRGKKVKNEKDW is encoded by the coding sequence ATGAATAAGATAAAGTTGATTTTTGGACTATTGCTGTGTTTTGGAACCATCCAAGCACAGGACGACATGGTAGAAAAAGCGAACAAAGAGGCCGAAAAAGCCTTGCAGGTTTCCAAAAACCTGACATACGAAGCCAATGAGCAACTTTCTTCCAACGATTTTGTGACCGCTGAGGCGGATTACAGAAGGGCCATTTCCAAAAGTGATAAAAATGCAGCTGCACGGTTCAACCTCGGGAATGCCTACTACAATCGGGAAAGTTTTGGTGAAGCTTTTGGCCGATACAAACAAGCAAGTGAAGCCGCTGAGGAAAAAGTGGATAAACACAAGGCATTCCACAACATGGGCAACGTATTCATGAAAAACAAGGAGTACGAAAAAGCCGTGGAAGCCTACAAACAAGCGCTCCGAAGCAATCCAAACGACGACGAAACCCGCTACAATTTGGCCTTGGCCAAAAAAATGCTGGAAAAACAACAGGACGAGCAAAAGAACGATCAGAACAACGAAGATCAGGACAAAAAAGACCAAGAGAACGAGGACAAGGATAAAAACCAAGACCAGAACAACGAAGGCGGCGACAACGAGAAAAAAGACGAGGGCGACCAAAAAGAGGACGAAAACAAGGACAAGGGCGACCAAGGTGAAAACGGTGAGGACAAGCCCGAGGAAAATCAAGAAGGCGATGGAGACAAAAAGAAAGAGCAGGAGAAAAAGCCCAATGAAGGAGATCAGCCCGACGATAAAAAACAACAACCTAGACCCAACCAACTTTCCGAACAGCAGATTCAAAATCTGTTAGAAGCCATGCAGAACGAAGAGAAAAAAGTACAGGAAAAGATGGAGGCCCGCAAAGTTCGTGGAAAAAAGGTCAAAAACGAGAAAGACTGGTAA
- a CDS encoding MoxR family ATPase — protein sequence MEENTTIDISAVNEKIAQESAFIDLLRVEMNKAIVGQNHMVERLLIGLLGKGHILLEGVPGLAKTLAINTLAKAVKGSFSRIQFTPDLLPADVIGTLIYNIKENDFSIKKGPIFANFVLADEINRAPAKVQSALLEAMQEKQVTIGDETFILDKPFLVMATQNPVEQEGTYPLPEAQVDRFMLKTVIDYPKLNEEQLIIRQNLRGATETVNPVVSLEQILRAQDTVREVYMDEKIEKYILDLIFATRYPEKYNLGNLKPLISFGASPRGSINLANASKCYAFIKRRGYVVPEDVRAVVHDVLRHRIGITYEAEAENITSEEIINKIVNEVEVP from the coding sequence ATGGAAGAAAACACTACTATTGATATTAGTGCTGTGAATGAGAAAATAGCCCAAGAGAGCGCTTTTATTGACCTTTTAAGGGTTGAGATGAACAAGGCCATTGTAGGCCAGAACCACATGGTGGAGCGCTTATTGATCGGACTTTTGGGCAAGGGGCACATCTTGCTCGAAGGTGTTCCCGGACTGGCAAAGACACTGGCCATCAACACCTTGGCAAAAGCGGTAAAAGGCAGTTTTAGCCGCATACAGTTCACACCCGATCTATTGCCCGCCGATGTGATCGGTACGCTGATCTACAATATCAAGGAAAATGACTTCTCCATTAAAAAAGGGCCCATTTTCGCCAACTTTGTTTTGGCCGATGAGATCAACAGGGCCCCTGCCAAAGTGCAATCCGCACTTTTGGAAGCCATGCAGGAAAAGCAGGTGACCATCGGTGATGAAACCTTTATTTTGGACAAACCCTTTCTGGTAATGGCCACCCAAAACCCTGTGGAGCAAGAAGGTACCTACCCACTTCCCGAAGCGCAGGTAGACCGATTTATGCTAAAAACCGTTATCGATTATCCAAAACTCAACGAAGAGCAACTGATCATCAGACAAAATTTGAGGGGAGCCACCGAAACCGTTAATCCTGTAGTTTCCCTAGAACAAATTCTGAGGGCCCAGGATACTGTTCGGGAGGTATATATGGACGAAAAAATCGAAAAATACATACTCGACCTCATCTTCGCTACGCGATATCCGGAAAAATACAACCTTGGAAACTTGAAGCCATTGATCAGCTTTGGTGCCTCTCCAAGGGGAAGTATCAACTTGGCCAATGCTTCCAAGTGCTACGCCTTTATCAAAAGAAGGGGGTATGTGGTGCCTGAAGATGTAAGGGCCGTGGTACACGACGTACTGCGCCACCGTATTGGAATCACCTACGAGGCCGAGGCAGAAAATATTACTTCCGAAGAAATCATCAACAAGATTGTAAACGAGGTAGAAGTGCCTTAG
- a CDS encoding VWA domain-containing protein, which yields MIQFDEKIYFYLLAVIPVMALAFFFLQIWKRKTQKKFADTSLLKRLAPNKSNFKSTVKLVFFLGGLAFLVLGLVNPKIGTKLETVKREGVDIVFAIDVSKSMLAEDIAPNRLEKAKRIVSEIINQLASDRIGIIAYAGQAYPQLPITTDYGAAKMFLQSMNTDMLSSQGTAINAAIDLASTYYDDSQQTNRVLFIVSDGEDHSESSTINSVEKAVQNGIRVYTIGVGKAKGAPIPIKRNGVVESLKKDNQGEVVITKLNETVLNQIANRGNGDYIDGSNTENAVEYIKEKLNRMDKTEFEAKQFAEYKDQFQWFLAAGFLLLFLDIFVLDRKTQWLKKLNLFNEHDDE from the coding sequence ATGATCCAGTTTGATGAAAAAATATATTTCTACCTATTGGCCGTCATCCCAGTGATGGCCCTAGCGTTCTTTTTTCTTCAGATCTGGAAACGGAAAACGCAGAAAAAGTTTGCCGACACATCGCTCCTCAAACGATTGGCGCCCAACAAATCCAACTTCAAGTCCACCGTTAAGCTGGTCTTCTTTTTGGGCGGACTTGCCTTTTTGGTCTTGGGCTTGGTGAATCCCAAAATCGGTACAAAACTGGAAACGGTAAAACGGGAAGGTGTGGACATTGTTTTCGCCATCGATGTATCCAAAAGTATGTTGGCCGAAGATATCGCTCCCAACCGTTTGGAAAAGGCAAAGCGTATTGTCTCCGAAATCATCAACCAACTGGCAAGCGACCGTATAGGAATCATTGCCTACGCAGGGCAGGCATACCCACAATTGCCCATTACAACAGATTACGGTGCCGCCAAAATGTTCCTGCAAAGTATGAATACCGATATGCTTTCCTCACAAGGAACGGCCATCAACGCCGCTATTGATTTGGCAAGTACCTATTACGACGATTCCCAGCAGACCAACAGGGTCCTTTTTATTGTGTCCGACGGTGAAGACCATTCAGAAAGCTCCACGATTAATTCGGTGGAAAAAGCAGTGCAAAACGGGATACGCGTATACACCATCGGTGTGGGAAAAGCAAAGGGTGCTCCAATTCCAATCAAACGAAATGGGGTTGTGGAAAGTTTGAAAAAAGACAATCAAGGCGAGGTGGTCATCACCAAACTGAACGAAACAGTTTTGAACCAAATTGCCAACAGGGGCAATGGGGATTATATTGATGGTTCCAATACCGAAAACGCGGTGGAATACATCAAAGAAAAACTGAACAGAATGGACAAAACCGAATTTGAAGCCAAACAATTCGCCGAATACAAGGACCAATTTCAGTGGTTCCTCGCAGCAGGCTTTTTATTGTTATTTTTGGACATTTTTGTTTTGGACAGGAAAACACAATGGTTGAAAAAACTGAATCTTTTTAATGAGCATGATGATGAATAA
- a CDS encoding BatD family protein yields MKALRGKIWLVLGILLLSGLHSHAQDETESIEFVMNLSKDKLGLNERLRVDFTMNKDGDNFKPPQFENFRVVMGPSQSISSSWVNGKRSFSKTYSYILVPTARGSFTINQATIEIDGQTYKTTPQQVEVTAAVDKPNDQKTVDDVADENLHLVAEVSKGNPYLNEAVTVVYKLYVSPNISVTNYRPLDNPTYNNFWSQDIPVTKHTAQNGTYQGKPYRYVVLKRVVLYPQKSGKLDIEPLSLEIFVDVPTNRRDFFGGRIYTSTSKTVSAGRRTINVKPLPEAGKPANFSGAVGDFDFSVTTSKTQLNASESLQAIVEVSGKGNLKLFQLPEPELPSSLEVYDPEYDEDIRTYSSGMEGKVSNNYTIVPSFRGKYPIPSISFSYFNPETGSYKTINSEEINIEVIEGPTSGSATAASQAANKQLVVPTGEQFHFIHINPNLSPIQVNRFFGSKLFFILLFAPLLLIPIAIFAFKKREAIASDVEGNKIKRANKLARKYLSTAKKELGNKEAFYVALEKGLHNYLKAKLHIETSEFSKDKITGILSDKKVEKADIDGFISLLTSCEMARYSPFSNVQMQQDYEKASEVISNLDKQL; encoded by the coding sequence ATGAAAGCGTTAAGGGGCAAAATATGGCTTGTTTTGGGAATATTGCTCCTTTCGGGGCTACACTCCCATGCCCAAGACGAAACCGAAAGTATCGAGTTCGTCATGAACTTGAGCAAGGACAAATTGGGACTGAACGAGCGTCTTCGGGTTGATTTTACCATGAATAAGGATGGCGACAACTTTAAACCGCCACAATTCGAAAACTTTCGGGTAGTGATGGGACCTTCACAATCCATAAGCTCCTCTTGGGTAAACGGAAAACGCAGTTTTTCCAAAACCTATAGCTACATTTTGGTGCCTACGGCAAGGGGAAGTTTTACCATTAATCAAGCAACCATTGAAATTGATGGGCAAACCTACAAGACCACCCCACAACAGGTAGAGGTGACCGCCGCAGTGGACAAGCCCAACGACCAAAAGACCGTGGACGATGTGGCGGACGAAAACCTTCATCTGGTAGCTGAGGTTTCCAAAGGAAATCCCTACCTCAATGAGGCCGTTACCGTAGTCTACAAGTTGTATGTGAGTCCAAACATCAGTGTGACCAACTATCGGCCATTGGACAATCCTACCTATAACAATTTCTGGAGTCAGGATATTCCAGTAACCAAGCATACCGCACAAAATGGAACCTATCAAGGTAAGCCTTACAGATATGTTGTACTGAAACGTGTGGTGCTCTACCCTCAAAAATCGGGCAAATTGGATATTGAACCCCTTTCATTGGAGATATTCGTGGACGTCCCCACCAATCGCAGGGACTTTTTTGGTGGAAGAATCTATACCTCTACCAGTAAAACGGTTTCCGCAGGCAGGCGAACCATCAACGTAAAACCGCTTCCCGAAGCAGGAAAACCAGCTAATTTTAGCGGCGCCGTAGGTGATTTTGATTTTTCCGTGACTACCAGTAAAACGCAATTGAACGCTTCGGAATCGTTACAGGCAATTGTGGAAGTGTCCGGAAAGGGAAATTTAAAGTTGTTCCAGCTTCCAGAACCAGAACTTCCCAGTTCCTTGGAGGTATACGACCCCGAATATGATGAGGATATCCGCACCTACAGCAGCGGTATGGAGGGTAAAGTCTCCAACAATTACACCATCGTGCCTTCATTCAGGGGAAAATATCCCATCCCAAGCATCTCTTTCAGCTATTTTAACCCAGAAACGGGTAGTTACAAAACCATCAACTCAGAAGAAATCAATATTGAAGTAATCGAGGGTCCTACGAGCGGAAGTGCCACTGCAGCTAGTCAAGCAGCCAACAAACAATTGGTGGTGCCCACAGGCGAGCAATTTCATTTTATCCATATCAACCCGAACTTATCGCCAATTCAAGTGAATCGGTTTTTCGGGTCAAAGCTGTTCTTTATCCTATTGTTTGCCCCATTATTGTTGATTCCCATCGCCATATTTGCGTTCAAAAAGAGGGAGGCCATTGCCAGTGATGTGGAAGGAAACAAAATAAAGCGGGCCAACAAGCTAGCCAGAAAATACCTGTCTACTGCCAAAAAAGAATTGGGCAATAAAGAAGCTTTCTACGTGGCCTTGGAAAAAGGGCTCCACAACTACCTGAAAGCTAAATTGCATATTGAAACCTCAGAATTCAGTAAAGATAAAATCACGGGTATTCTATCCGACAAAAAAGTGGAAAAAGCGGATATTGACGGCTTCATAAGTTTGCTTACCAGCTGTGAAATGGCGCGTTACAGTCCATTTTCCAACGTGCAGATGCAGCAGGATTATGAAAAAGCAAGTGAGGTAATCTCTAATTTGGACAAACAGTTATGA
- a CDS encoding tetratricopeptide repeat protein produces the protein MKKMVFLLCLFSLNFGFAQNETLFDEATELYNNGEYSKAIENYKQILENGQHSASLYFNLGNSYYKQNAIGPSIYYYEKALLLSPNNEEIKNNLRFAENMRLDAIEEMPKTELSKLYSAVIGMFTYDQWAYLAVALVFLFVMAYMAYYFLGTANQKRAAFISGIFALVLGVLSILMAYLNFQSFKNNDPAIVFSKEVNVNAEPNNNSAPVFTLHEGTKVNVLEELDDWKRIRIADGQTGWLEADNVRKIKDF, from the coding sequence ATGAAAAAGATGGTCTTTTTACTTTGCCTCTTCTCCCTGAATTTTGGGTTTGCCCAAAACGAGACCCTTTTTGATGAGGCAACCGAACTGTACAATAATGGGGAATATTCCAAAGCCATAGAAAACTACAAACAGATTTTGGAAAATGGGCAGCATTCCGCCTCCCTCTACTTTAATTTGGGCAATAGTTATTACAAACAAAATGCCATAGGGCCCAGCATCTATTATTACGAAAAAGCCCTATTGCTATCCCCGAACAATGAAGAGATCAAAAACAATCTGAGGTTTGCTGAGAATATGAGGCTGGACGCCATTGAGGAAATGCCAAAAACGGAGCTTTCCAAGCTATATTCGGCGGTAATAGGCATGTTTACTTACGATCAATGGGCCTATTTAGCAGTGGCGTTGGTGTTTTTGTTCGTCATGGCATACATGGCCTACTACTTTCTTGGAACGGCAAATCAGAAAAGAGCCGCATTTATTTCCGGTATATTTGCCCTAGTCTTGGGGGTGCTCAGCATACTGATGGCCTATCTCAACTTTCAATCCTTTAAAAACAATGATCCTGCCATTGTGTTCAGCAAGGAAGTCAACGTGAATGCAGAGCCTAACAATAACAGTGCTCCCGTTTTCACCCTACATGAAGGCACCAAGGTAAACGTACTGGAGGAACTCGATGATTGGAAAAGAATTCGCATTGCTGATGGCCAAACTGGTTGGCTGGAGGCCGATAATGTCAGGAAAATCAAGGACTTTTAG
- a CDS encoding VWA domain-containing protein produces MFENIEFANPEFFWLLLLLPLALLWYFFKRKNEMASLRISSIKGFTVKSWASKLKPVLFALRLLALAAIITALARPQTEDISTRTKTTKGIDIVMSIDVSSSMLARDLKPNRLSALKEVAAKFIEGRPNDRIGLVAYAAESYTKTPITSDKTIVLNALDEITYGVLEDGTAIGMGLATSVNRLKESKAISKVIILLTDGVNNSGFIEPRTAADLAVGFGIKTYTIGLGTNGNALSPIAYNPDGSYRYGMRQVEIDEELLKEIAEVTGGKYFRATDNESLEEIYDEINKLEKTEIEEFKYYKYEEKFRPLIFLAGILLLLEWGLRNSIFKSFI; encoded by the coding sequence ATGTTTGAGAATATAGAATTTGCAAATCCCGAATTTTTCTGGCTGCTTCTTTTGCTGCCTTTGGCTTTGCTATGGTATTTTTTCAAACGAAAAAACGAAATGGCCTCCCTTCGCATTTCCAGCATCAAAGGATTTACGGTGAAAAGTTGGGCCTCTAAGCTAAAGCCTGTATTGTTTGCCCTTCGATTATTGGCCCTAGCTGCCATCATCACTGCCTTGGCCCGACCCCAAACGGAAGACATCTCAACCCGTACCAAAACCACAAAAGGTATCGATATTGTCATGTCCATCGATGTATCGTCCAGTATGCTGGCCCGCGACTTAAAGCCTAATCGGCTATCAGCCCTTAAGGAGGTAGCCGCCAAATTTATTGAAGGACGCCCCAACGACCGTATTGGATTGGTCGCCTACGCTGCAGAAAGTTATACCAAAACCCCGATTACCAGCGACAAGACCATTGTGCTCAATGCGTTGGATGAAATTACCTATGGTGTTTTGGAAGACGGTACCGCCATTGGTATGGGATTGGCCACATCGGTAAACCGCCTAAAGGAAAGTAAAGCCATCAGTAAAGTTATCATTCTTTTAACGGATGGTGTCAATAATTCTGGCTTTATTGAACCAAGAACCGCAGCTGATCTGGCCGTAGGCTTTGGAATCAAAACATACACCATTGGCTTAGGTACGAATGGGAATGCGCTATCTCCCATAGCTTATAATCCCGATGGCTCCTACCGGTACGGAATGCGCCAAGTGGAGATTGATGAGGAACTGCTCAAAGAAATAGCGGAGGTGACCGGAGGAAAATACTTTCGTGCCACCGACAACGAATCTTTGGAGGAGATTTATGATGAAATCAACAAGTTGGAAAAAACAGAGATAGAAGAATTCAAATATTACAAATACGAGGAAAAGTTTAGGCCGCTCATTTTCTTGGCCGGGATTTTATTGTTGTTGGAATGGGGATTGCGAAACTCCATATTTAAAAGTTTTATTTAG
- a CDS encoding aldo/keto reductase, translated as MEQTTKFSRVISGAMTWGSWGKKLSKKEMMELMHHSIECGLTTFDHADIYGGYTTEADFGAAFGDSGIKRETIQLITKCGIQLMDRKKNRINHYQYDKDYIIWSAEESLKKLKTDYLDFFLIHRPSPLMNPNEIAEAARHLLVSGKIKQFGVSNFTTSQMAMLEKAVPVEGNQVEFSLTHHDPMYDGVFDDCIANKRMAMAWSPLGSFFREDDEQGARIKAAMEPLKDKYDADESQLLLAWILKHPAKVHPVIGTTNKKRMELAAKAVKIDLELQDWFALLVAAQGHDVP; from the coding sequence ATGGAACAGACAACGAAATTTTCCCGTGTGATATCGGGAGCAATGACCTGGGGGAGTTGGGGTAAAAAACTTTCCAAAAAAGAAATGATGGAATTGATGCACCATAGCATCGAGTGCGGACTCACTACTTTTGACCATGCCGACATTTATGGTGGATATACCACCGAGGCTGATTTTGGAGCTGCCTTTGGTGATAGCGGGATCAAAAGGGAAACTATTCAGTTGATTACCAAATGTGGTATTCAATTGATGGATAGAAAAAAAAACCGAATCAACCATTATCAGTATGATAAAGATTATATAATCTGGTCAGCGGAGGAGTCCTTGAAAAAGTTGAAAACTGATTACTTGGATTTTTTCTTGATACACAGGCCAAGCCCGCTGATGAATCCCAATGAAATAGCTGAAGCCGCACGCCATTTATTGGTCAGTGGAAAAATAAAGCAATTTGGGGTGTCCAATTTTACCACCTCGCAGATGGCCATGTTAGAAAAGGCCGTACCTGTGGAAGGCAATCAAGTAGAATTTTCCCTCACCCACCACGACCCTATGTACGATGGGGTTTTTGATGATTGCATCGCCAACAAAAGAATGGCAATGGCTTGGAGTCCTTTGGGCAGTTTTTTTAGGGAAGATGATGAACAGGGGGCCCGAATCAAAGCGGCAATGGAACCTTTGAAGGATAAGTATGATGCCGATGAAAGCCAGTTGCTTTTGGCATGGATTTTAAAGCATCCGGCCAAAGTGCACCCTGTAATCGGCACAACGAATAAAAAACGAATGGAATTGGCCGCAAAGGCCGTAAAAATAGATTTGGAACTTCAAGATTGGTTTGCTCTTTTGGTGGCGGCCCAAGGGCACGATGTTCCATAG
- the pheS gene encoding phenylalanine--tRNA ligase subunit alpha — protein sequence MIDTIKEHIAEVEKFTSSSIDEIEAFRIKYLGKKGLLNSFFSEFKNVPNEQKKEFGMVVNQLKTVAAEKVNALKEALENQTEASGKYGDLTRPGEPVEIGARHPISIVKNQIIDIFSRIGFNVSEGPEVEDDWHNFTALNLPEYHPARDMQDTFFIQTDPDILLRTHTSSVQVRYMEANKPPIRTISPGRVYRNEAISARSHCFFHQVEGLYVDKNVSFADLKQTLQYFTSEMFGKSKIRLRPSYFPFTEPSAEVDVYWGLETETDYRMTKGTGWLEIMGCGMVDPNVLKNCGIDPEVYSGFAFGMGIDRIALLLHQISDIRLLSENDVRFLEQFKSAF from the coding sequence ATGATTGATACCATTAAGGAACATATCGCCGAAGTTGAAAAATTTACTTCCAGCTCCATAGACGAAATCGAAGCCTTCCGAATCAAGTATTTGGGTAAAAAAGGACTTTTGAACAGTTTTTTCTCTGAATTTAAAAATGTGCCCAACGAGCAGAAAAAAGAGTTCGGCATGGTTGTCAATCAATTGAAAACCGTTGCTGCTGAAAAGGTCAACGCCTTAAAGGAAGCTCTAGAAAACCAGACCGAGGCCAGTGGAAAATATGGCGACCTCACACGTCCTGGCGAACCTGTTGAGATTGGTGCACGACACCCCATTTCAATTGTAAAAAACCAGATTATCGATATCTTTTCACGGATCGGCTTCAATGTGTCCGAGGGACCAGAGGTGGAGGACGATTGGCACAATTTTACTGCATTGAATCTTCCCGAATACCACCCAGCGAGAGATATGCAGGACACCTTTTTCATTCAAACCGATCCAGATATTTTATTGCGCACCCATACTTCATCCGTTCAGGTACGGTACATGGAGGCGAATAAACCGCCCATTCGTACCATTTCCCCGGGAAGAGTGTACCGAAACGAGGCCATCTCAGCGCGATCGCATTGCTTTTTTCATCAGGTAGAAGGGCTTTACGTGGACAAAAACGTATCCTTTGCCGATTTAAAGCAGACCTTGCAATATTTTACCTCCGAAATGTTCGGGAAATCAAAAATACGCCTGCGTCCCTCTTACTTCCCGTTTACCGAACCCAGCGCTGAAGTGGACGTGTACTGGGGATTGGAGACCGAGACCGATTACCGGATGACCAAAGGTACCGGATGGCTCGAAATCATGGGCTGTGGAATGGTAGACCCCAACGTGCTTAAAAATTGTGGCATAGACCCCGAAGTATATTCTGGGTTTGCCTTTGGAATGGGAATTGACCGTATTGCACTCTTGCTGCACCAAATTTCCGATATCCGTTTGCTCAGTGAAAATGATGTGCGCTTTTTGGAGCAGTTCAAAAGCGCCTTTTAA
- a CDS encoding SulP family inorganic anion transporter, whose translation MFKHLKNDLPASIVVFFVALPLCLGIALASGAPLFSGLIAGIIGGIVVGALSGSQIGVSGPAAGLAAIVLTAIGTLGGYQNFLVAVVLGGIIQLIFGFLKAGVIAYYFPSSVIKGMLTGIGIIIILKQIPHFFGYDSDPEGDWAFFQVDGENTFSEIINSINYISPGATLIAAIGLAILILWSQVLTKKSKIFELIQGPLVAVVIGIIYFSVTKGDATWGISAEHLVTVPVPDSFQSFLGFFSFPNFSAIGNTEVWVTAFTIALVASLETLLCVEATDKLDPEKRTTPTNRELIAQGVGNTLSGLIGGLPITQVIVRSSANIQSGGKTKLAAIIHGFFLLGSVILIPTLLNMIPLSVLAAILFVVGYKLAKPSLFKTMYQAGWKQFVPFVVTVVGIVFTDLLVGISLGLGVGIVVVLIKSYQNSHFLHIEESDGGRHQIKMTLAEEVTFFNKGAILKELDSISENTYLTLDVRKTRYLDNDIVEILEDFSSKAKNRNIDIKIISEKGEVENPDSYIEFFNLRPKKTA comes from the coding sequence ATGTTCAAGCATTTAAAAAATGACTTACCTGCGAGTATCGTAGTCTTTTTCGTGGCACTACCCTTATGTTTGGGTATTGCTTTGGCCAGTGGGGCTCCCCTATTTTCCGGGCTCATTGCGGGTATTATCGGTGGAATCGTTGTGGGGGCGCTAAGCGGTTCACAAATTGGGGTCAGCGGACCGGCTGCTGGTTTGGCAGCCATCGTTTTGACCGCCATCGGAACCTTAGGAGGCTATCAAAACTTTTTGGTGGCCGTAGTTTTGGGCGGTATCATCCAATTGATCTTTGGCTTTTTAAAAGCTGGGGTGATTGCCTACTATTTCCCATCATCCGTAATCAAAGGGATGCTTACGGGAATCGGTATCATTATCATTCTCAAGCAAATCCCACACTTTTTTGGCTATGATTCCGATCCCGAAGGGGATTGGGCCTTTTTTCAAGTGGATGGTGAGAATACCTTTAGCGAAATCATTAACAGCATCAACTACATTAGTCCTGGTGCAACCCTCATTGCCGCTATTGGATTGGCCATCTTGATTTTGTGGAGTCAGGTATTGACCAAAAAATCAAAAATATTTGAGTTGATTCAGGGCCCTCTGGTGGCCGTGGTCATTGGTATCATCTACTTTAGTGTTACCAAGGGGGATGCCACTTGGGGAATTTCAGCGGAACACTTGGTAACGGTCCCCGTTCCCGATAGCTTTCAATCCTTCTTGGGTTTCTTTAGTTTCCCCAACTTCTCTGCCATTGGCAATACAGAAGTGTGGGTCACCGCCTTCACCATAGCGCTGGTGGCCAGTTTGGAAACCCTACTTTGTGTAGAAGCAACCGATAAGTTAGATCCTGAAAAACGGACCACCCCTACCAATCGTGAGCTGATCGCCCAGGGGGTTGGGAATACACTTTCGGGTTTGATCGGGGGGCTTCCAATAACACAGGTTATTGTGAGAAGTTCGGCCAATATTCAATCTGGCGGTAAAACCAAATTAGCAGCCATAATCCATGGATTCTTTCTGTTGGGTTCGGTTATTTTGATTCCGACACTGCTCAATATGATTCCGCTGTCAGTATTGGCGGCAATTTTATTTGTGGTAGGCTACAAGCTTGCCAAACCAAGTCTGTTTAAAACGATGTATCAAGCTGGCTGGAAACAGTTTGTCCCCTTTGTGGTGACCGTGGTGGGTATCGTTTTTACCGATCTTTTGGTAGGAATAAGCCTTGGCCTTGGTGTTGGTATCGTGGTGGTTTTGATCAAAAGTTACCAAAACTCCCACTTTTTGCACATTGAGGAAAGCGATGGCGGCAGACATCAAATAAAAATGACCCTTGCCGAAGAGGTTACCTTTTTCAACAAAGGAGCTATCCTGAAAGAATTGGACAGTATTTCCGAAAACACCTATCTCACTTTGGACGTGAGAAAAACAAGGTATCTGGATAACGATATCGTAGAGATTCTCGAGGATTTTTCGAGCAAGGCCAAGAACAGAAACATCGACATCAAAATTATTTCTGAAAAAGGAGAGGTTGAAAATCCGGATAGTTATATCGAATTTTTTAATCTAAGACCCAAAAAAACAGCATAA